DNA from Salinibacterium sp. dk2585:
CCGGACCTGGCGGCGATGCCATCCGGCGTCGCAAGGTGCAGCCGGCTCGACGCGGCGTGGAAGAGCGCGTCGCTCGGCGCGATGCCGAAGTGCTGCTGCACCCAGGCGGCGATCTCGGGCTCCCGCCGGCGACCGTGATCCGTGAAGGCGTTGCCCGAGAAGCGGCTGCCGTGCCACTTCTCGTCGACGACGGCCTGCACCGATCGCTCGGTCGCGAGCTTCGCGACATCCGTTGCCGTGATGCCGCGGCTCCGGGCGCGGAGCCAGGCGATGCGGTCGGACGATCGGGCCAGGATGCGTGAGGTGTGGTCGGGTCGCGCCATCGGTTCGTCCCAGAGCGGGAGCATGGGCTGGGCGATCGTCACCCGACCATTCTCGCCGATGCGGGCGACATCGTGTGCCTTGGAGCGGCGCGTCAGTGCGTCATCATGTCGATGCTCTCGGGCGAGAGGGCGAGGTGGATAGCCAGCTGTCGACGAGCACGGGAACCGCGAAGTGCTGCTGCACCCAGGCGGGGACGCTGTCGAAGCTGCCCGAGCGTCCTTCGACGCGTCCTTCAGTAGCCAGTAGCCTCCCCAGTCGCGTACAGCCGGTTCATAGCCACCTCTTAGTTTCGTCAGCATGATTGAGGCATGGCCGATACTTCTGCGCCCCTTACCCATGCCGACGGTTCGCCCGTGCGGGCAGTCGTCGTCGACGACGAGGCGACGCTCGCCGAACTCGTGACGATGGCGTTGCGCTACGAGGGATGGGATGTGCGCTCCGCGGGCGACGGCCAGACGGCGCTCAAGCTCATCCGCGACTTCGATCCTGACGTGGTCGTGCTCGACATCATGCTTCCCGACATCGACGGCCTTGAGGTGCTCAAGCGGGCCCGCAGCGGCGGGAACGACATGCCGATCCTGTTCCTGACGGCGAAGGATGCCCTCGACGAGCGCATTGCCGGCCTCACGGCGGGCGGGGATGACTATGTCACCAAGCCGTTCAGCCTCGAGGAGGTCATCGCGAGGCTTCGTGGCCTCATCCGTCGCTCGGCCCGTCTCGTTCCCAGTGCGGCCGATCCCATCGTGCGCGTCGGTGACCTCACCCTCAACGAGCTCAGCTACGAGGTGCACCGTGGAGACCGAGCGATCGAGCTGACGGCCACGGAGTTCGAGCTCCTGCGCTATCTCATGCGCAACCCGCGCACGGTCCTGAGTAAGGCGCAGATCCTCGACCGGGTCTGGAGCTACGACTTCGGGGGTCGGGCCAGCATCGTCGAGATCTACATTTCCTACCTGCGCAAGAAGATCGACGCGGGCGAGAAGCCCATGATCCATACGGTGCGCGGTGTCGGCTACATGATCAAGGCGCCCGAGTGACCACACCGGGCGGCTGGACGCTGCGCCGACGCCTCATCCTCGGCATCGTCGCCCTTCTCGCAGCGGCGAGCGTCATCATCGGCGCCGTGAGCGTGCTCGCCCTGCGCGGATTCCTGATCGAACGGGTGGATGCGCAGCTCGCCTCCGCGACGGGGCGCACGCAGCTCGCGGCGAGCGGGCAGCTTGGCGACGCTCCCGTCCCCGAACAGTCGGGGAGCGGCTTCGCGACGCTCCGCTTCGGAGTGCAGGGGCCTCTCACGGTCACGGGCGTGGTCGTGGGGGACTCGGCGCGGGCAGGCATCGTCACGGAACACGGGCGCATCCGATTCCTCGATGCCGAGGCATCCGAGGCGCTCGTGGAGGTGCCAGCGACGGGCGAGCCGGTCACGGTGAACCTTGGCGGTGACCTCGGCGACTATCGCGCTTCGGGCGACGAACTCGCGGCCGGCGTCGTCGTGGTCACGGCGCTGCCCCTCGCCGATGTCAATCAGACGGTCGGCCAGCTGGTCGCCGTGATCGTGCTCGTCGCCACGCTCGCCCTCGCGGCGGCGGCGATCGCGGGCCGAGCCGTCGTGCGCCTCGCGCTTCGTCCGCTCGAACGCGTGGCCGCGACCGCATCCGCCGTTGCCGACCTGCCCCTCGACCACGGCGACGTGGACCTCGCGGAGCGGGTCGCGCTCGCCGACGCCGACGCCCAGACGGAGGTCGGCCGCGTCGGTGCTGCCTTCAACCGGATGCTCGACCACGTCGCCGCGGCATTCACGGCCAGGCAGGAGAGTGAGAACAAGGTGCGGCGCTTCGTAGCCGATGCGAGTCACGAGCTACGCACCCCGCTCGCCTCGATCCGCGGCTATGCGGAACTCACGCGGCGCAGCGGACACGAGCTACCGGAGGACGTGGTCCACTCGCTCGGCAGGGTGGAGTCCGAGGCGGTGCGCATGACCTCCCTCGTGGAAGACCTGCTGCTGCTCGCCCGCCTCGACGAGGGGCGCGACCTCGAGCGGCGGCCCGTCGACCTCTCCCGCCTCCTCGCGGATGCCGTGGGCGACGCGGCCGTGACGGCACGCGACCATGAATGGGCGCTCGAGATGCCCGACGAGCCCATCACCGTGTCGGGAGACGACAGCCGCCTGCGCCAGGTGGTCGCCAACCTCCTGGCGAACGCCCGGGTGCACACGCCCGCGGGCACGAAGGTCGTGGCGCGCCTCGCAGTCGATGACGACGCCGTCGTGCTCACGGTCTCAGACAATGGGCCAGGCATCCCTCCCGAGCTCGTGCCCCACCTGTTCGAGCGCTTCGCGCGCGGCGACGGCTCGCGTTCGCGGACGGCCGGCAGCACTGGCCTTGGTCTCGCGATCGTGCGCGCCGTGGTTGAAGGCCACGGCGGGCAGGTCTCGGTGCGGAGTTCCGAGGGCTCCACGACGTTCACGGTGCGCCTGCCCGCCGCCTGAGCGGTTCGGCTGCGAGAATTGCCGCACCCGAAACCCGAAGGACCAGCTGTGGTCATGGCACCGTGGCGCGGACTCACCCGAATCCTCTGCGCGCTCCTCCTGCTCGCCGTCGCGAGCGGCCTTGTCGTGTCCACGGGCCAGGCCACGCATGCCCTCCAGTCCGACGAGCGGGTGCCAGAACAGGTTGCCCACTACTTCGAGCACGGCCTGCTGCCCCGCCTCACTGAGCTCTACGCGCCCGCCAAGGATGAGGCATCCGGAATCGACTTCGACGAGTCGGCCCGGGTCGGCGCGGTCGTGCGACTGCGCGCCTGGACGTCCGCCTTCGTTGCTGGGGGCGAGGCCGAGCCGCCGGTCGAAGTGGCGAACGAGTGGCTCGCCCCCGTGCTCGTGCGTGGCCTGGCGGTCGGTGCCGCCATCGTGTGGGTCAACCCCGGCTCAGGGCGCGCCGAACTTGCGGAGTTCTATCCCGGCTCCGCATTCGCGACCGCGGTGCAGTCACTCCCTGACGATGGCGTGCTCGTGCGTGACCAGCCCACCGGCTCATGGTTCGTGCTCGCCGACGACACCGCGACACCCATCGTGACGGGGACGACTGGGGTCCCCGGTTCCGTGCCGATCGATGCCATGCCGCGGGTGCTCGAACCGCCGAGCCAGGACGAAGCGGATGCGGGCGTGACGCCTGTCACGGCCGTCCTGCTGCTCGTCGCCTTCGCCGCCGCCGCAGGGTTGCTCCTGCGCTCGGCGCGACTCAAGGCTTCCGCTAAGGCTTGAGGACCACCTTGATGCAGCCGTCCTCCTTCTTCTGGAAGGTCTCGTAGAGGGCGGGTGCCTCCTGAAGGGGCACGACGTGGGTCGCGAGGTCCATGACGCCAAGCGGGTCACTCGGGTCCTCGACGAGCGGCAGGAGCGTGGGCGCCCAGCGGTGCACATTGCACTGGCCCATGCGGATCGTGACCTGCTTGTCGAAGAGTGTCTTCATAGGAAGGATGTCGGCGTCGCCCGCGTAGACGCCGCTCAGTGAGACGGTGCCTCCCCGTCGCACGGCGTCGAAGGCGAGGTAGAGCGCCGACATGCGGTCCATGCCCATCTTGTCCATGAGGGGCCGGGCGAGAGCGTCGGGTAGCGCCGTGACTGCCTGCTGCACGACGCCGATCGCGGGTGTTCCGTGCGCCTCCATGCCGACCGCGTCGATCACGCTGTCGGGCCCGCGCCCGAGCGTGCGCTCGCGCAGTTGCTCCACCGTCGTGTCGCTGAGGTCGAGGGTCTGCACGCCGTACTTCTCGGCGAGGGCGCGACGTTCGGGCACGGGGTCGACCGCGAGCACCTCGTAGCCGTGGTACTTCGCGATGCGTGCCGCGAACTGGCCGACGGGCCCGAGGCCGATGACGGCGACGGTGCCGCCGATGGGCACCTCAGCGTACTCGACGCCCTGCCACGCGGTCGGCAGGATGTCGCTGAGGTACAGGTAGCGCTCGTCGGGAAGCTCGGCCCCGACCTTGATCGCGTTGGCGTCCGCGAGTTCGACGCGCAGCATCTCGGCCTGGCCTCCCGGCACCTGTCCGTAGAGCTTCGTGTAGCCGTAGAGTCGCGCTCCCGTCCCGTGCTCGCGCACCTGGGTCGTCTCACACTGGGTCGTGAACCCGAGCGAGCACAAGTGGCAGGCGCCGCACGCGATGGGGAACGGCACGACGACGCGATCGCCGACCGAGAGCCGCGTGACGGCGCTTCCGACCTCGATGACCTCGCCCATGGCTTCGTGGCCAAGCACGTCACCTTTGTCGATGAAGGCGCCGAACAGCTCGTAGAGGTGCAGGTCCGAGCCGCAGATCGCCGTTGAGGTGACCCGGATTATGGCGTCGCTCGGCTCGATGATCTGCGGGTCTGGCACCTCTTCCACGCTCACGCTGCGCTTGCCCTGGTAGGTGACTGCCTTCATGCTTGCTTCCTCTCGGCGAGGGGCGGATGCCCGTGGTCTCGTTCGGGGACGGATGCCCGTGTTCGCGGTCACCGTACCCACCCTGTTCTGGCAGCCGGGTGTGCATTTGCCTCAGGGGAGCCGCTGGCGTATCCTTGTCGGAGCCAAAGACCGCTGGTTATCGGCGTGCTCGTGTTCACACGTGCGTGACGATCGAAGTCTTGCTCTCGAGCAGGTGCCCGCGCAGGTGTGTGAAGTTAGACATCCGGATCTCTTTCGGATTCTCCAGCTCCGTGCGCTTGCGCCGGGGCTTTTTTCGTGAGCGGGGTCGGGTCTCGACCCGGGGTCTGGTGCGGTGCACATCGCACCGCAACGCATCAACGAAATTGAGGAGCCACATGGCGAACAAGGAAGCTTCGGTCGCCGAGCTTACGGAACTGTTCCGTAACTCGACCGCCGTACTGCTCACCGAGTACCGCGGCCTCACGGTGGCACAGCTCAAGGAGCTGCGCACCTCCATCCGTGAGAACGCGTCTTACGCCGTGGTGAAGAACACGCTGACCAAGATTGCAGCCAACGAGGCAGGCATCTCGTCGTTCGACGACGAGCTCGCTGGTCCGTCTGCAATCGCCTTCGTGCACGGTGACCCTGTCGCCGTTGCGAAGGGCATGCGCGACTTCGCCAAGGCAAACCCTCAGCTGGTCATCAAGGGGGGTTACTTCGACGGTAACCCGCTGACCGCCGCCGAGGTCACCAAGCTGGCCGAACTCGAGTCGCGGGAGGTGCTGCTTGGCAAGCTTGCCGGCGCCTTCAAGGCTTCGCTGTTCGGTGCCGCCTACATGTTCAACGCGCCGCTCGCGCAGGCGGTTCGCACCGTCGACGCTCTGCGCGACAAGCAGGAGTCCGCGAGCTAGTCACCCTCACGGGTCCTGGCGAAACGGCATTCAGAAGTACACACAAGGAGAAAAACAATGGCAAAGCTTTCCAGCGACGAGCTGATCGAGGCGTTCAAGGAGCTCACGCTCATCGAGCTCAGCGACTTCGTCAAGAAGTTTGAAGAGGTCTTCGAGGTCACGGCTGCTGCCCCCGTCGCGGTTGCCGCGGCCGGTGCCGCCGGTGGCGGCGCAGCCGCCGAAGAGGTCGAGGAGAAGGACTCCTTCGACGTCGTCCTCACGGCTGCTGGTGACAAGAAGATCCAGGTCATCAAGGAGGTCCGTGCCCTCACGAGCCTCGGCCTGGGCGAGGCCAAGGCCGTCGTCGACGGTGCTCCCGCCAACGTCCTCGAGGGCGTCAACAAGGAGACCGCCGAGAAGGCAAAGGCCCAGCTCGAAGAGGCTGGCGCCACCGTCGAGCTCAAGTAGTCCCACGCGCGGGATTCCCGCGCTGGCTGCATGAAGACGCCCCCGGTCATTCGACCGGGGGCGTCTTTCGTGTGTGCGGGCTAGGCGTCCAGTGCGAGCGCAGCGCGACGGCGCAGGCGCGTCGTCACGACGAAGCCACCAGCAGTCAGGAGCAGTGCCGCGAACGCTGCGAGTGCGGCGAACTCACCGGGACCGGTCACGGGGAGGGTCGGCAGCTGCTGGCTTGGCGCGGCCCCCGGCAGCGGCAGGGTCGGCAGTGTCACGGCCTCCGCGATGCACGGGACGACATCGGCGAGATCGACCGTCTCGCTGACGACCGATCCGCCGGGCTGCAGCTGCAGCACGGCTGCGTAGCTGGCGGGAGCCTCGAGACCCTGGAAGATGACCTCGTCATTCGTGACGCCCGTGATGATCTGGCTGGCGACGGATGCGCCGGTCTCGTTGAGCAGCACGACCTCATACTCCTCGGCAGCGTCGAGACCAGTGACGGAGACCGACACGGTGGGTGTCGTCACGTCGCTGGAGCAGTC
Protein-coding regions in this window:
- a CDS encoding cell wall metabolism sensor histidine kinase WalK, which translates into the protein MTTPGGWTLRRRLILGIVALLAAASVIIGAVSVLALRGFLIERVDAQLASATGRTQLAASGQLGDAPVPEQSGSGFATLRFGVQGPLTVTGVVVGDSARAGIVTEHGRIRFLDAEASEALVEVPATGEPVTVNLGGDLGDYRASGDELAAGVVVVTALPLADVNQTVGQLVAVIVLVATLALAAAAIAGRAVVRLALRPLERVAATASAVADLPLDHGDVDLAERVALADADAQTEVGRVGAAFNRMLDHVAAAFTARQESENKVRRFVADASHELRTPLASIRGYAELTRRSGHELPEDVVHSLGRVESEAVRMTSLVEDLLLLARLDEGRDLERRPVDLSRLLADAVGDAAVTARDHEWALEMPDEPITVSGDDSRLRQVVANLLANARVHTPAGTKVVARLAVDDDAVVLTVSDNGPGIPPELVPHLFERFARGDGSRSRTAGSTGLGLAIVRAVVEGHGGQVSVRSSEGSTTFTVRLPAA
- a CDS encoding response regulator transcription factor codes for the protein MADTSAPLTHADGSPVRAVVVDDEATLAELVTMALRYEGWDVRSAGDGQTALKLIRDFDPDVVVLDIMLPDIDGLEVLKRARSGGNDMPILFLTAKDALDERIAGLTAGGDDYVTKPFSLEEVIARLRGLIRRSARLVPSAADPIVRVGDLTLNELSYEVHRGDRAIELTATEFELLRYLMRNPRTVLSKAQILDRVWSYDFGGRASIVEIYISYLRKKIDAGEKPMIHTVRGVGYMIKAPE
- a CDS encoding alcohol dehydrogenase catalytic domain-containing protein; this encodes MKAVTYQGKRSVSVEEVPDPQIIEPSDAIIRVTSTAICGSDLHLYELFGAFIDKGDVLGHEAMGEVIEVGSAVTRLSVGDRVVVPFPIACGACHLCSLGFTTQCETTQVREHGTGARLYGYTKLYGQVPGGQAEMLRVELADANAIKVGAELPDERYLYLSDILPTAWQGVEYAEVPIGGTVAVIGLGPVGQFAARIAKYHGYEVLAVDPVPERRALAEKYGVQTLDLSDTTVEQLRERTLGRGPDSVIDAVGMEAHGTPAIGVVQQAVTALPDALARPLMDKMGMDRMSALYLAFDAVRRGGTVSLSGVYAGDADILPMKTLFDKQVTIRMGQCNVHRWAPTLLPLVEDPSDPLGVMDLATHVVPLQEAPALYETFQKKEDGCIKVVLKP
- the rplL gene encoding 50S ribosomal protein L7/L12, which translates into the protein MAKLSSDELIEAFKELTLIELSDFVKKFEEVFEVTAAAPVAVAAAGAAGGGAAAEEVEEKDSFDVVLTAAGDKKIQVIKEVRALTSLGLGEAKAVVDGAPANVLEGVNKETAEKAKAQLEEAGATVELK
- the rplJ gene encoding 50S ribosomal protein L10; translated protein: MANKEASVAELTELFRNSTAVLLTEYRGLTVAQLKELRTSIRENASYAVVKNTLTKIAANEAGISSFDDELAGPSAIAFVHGDPVAVAKGMRDFAKANPQLVIKGGYFDGNPLTAAEVTKLAELESREVLLGKLAGAFKASLFGAAYMFNAPLAQAVRTVDALRDKQESAS
- a CDS encoding YqaJ viral recombinase family protein is translated as MLPLWDEPMARPDHTSRILARSSDRIAWLRARSRGITATDVAKLATERSVQAVVDEKWHGSRFSGNAFTDHGRRREPEIAAWVQQHFGIAPSDALFHAASSRLHLATPDGIAARSGVVELAEIKTTSSPWRSIPRSYLRQVWWQQYVLGAERTLLVWEQHSEFVPVDAEPQHRWIDRDENEIHVLVQLADRVVAALAERSRG